A single Acidimicrobiales bacterium DNA region contains:
- a CDS encoding S8 family serine peptidase, giving the protein MRARSGRARRWRAGTVAVAALLVAGTAVTAGPVAGAATGAPRLATAKPGGALSPRLDALAGAGARAADAATAAATLGLPASGTGSLLRDAAGRVLTEVRVASPDAATVDALAAAGARVVHVAAGHRVVTAYVAPASLRAVGAVAGVEYAEEVLTPARAPLGAPETRGDGNDCQSVVSEGDEQLDADLAREQFHVNGNGVEVGVLSDSYDVATFDVTDEEDDVRSGDLPGPEDPCGPRRPVDVIDEYDGEGGIDEGRGMAQLVHDLAPGADLAFATAFEGMYDFADNIRALREAGADVIVDDVTYFGEPFYQDGPVSVAVNDVVADGASYFSSAGNSTIKVDGRNVASYEARAFRPAACPATLPDFAGSDCHDFDPSAGRTDTGSGFIMAPGGQLTLVLQWAEPWFGVTTDLDLYLVDAVTGELLQEGITMQDRSRKPIESLIFTNRGGASRAVELVVNRFSGDRDVRFKYLHVFTSGLRSVEYDRSVGPDVVGPSIFGHNGAERTISVGAVPFNHDNRAEPYTSQGPVTILFGPVTDDSTPAPALPRVQVLQKPDVAATDGGQTTFFFGCDEGEVCRFYGTSASAPHAAAVAALALDLRPGTTPQQVREGLQATADPVEHATPKQVGAGLVDADQFLALVATPA; this is encoded by the coding sequence GTGAGGGCACGAAGTGGACGGGCGCGCCGCTGGCGCGCCGGGACCGTCGCGGTCGCCGCGCTGCTGGTCGCCGGCACGGCCGTGACCGCCGGCCCGGTCGCCGGCGCCGCCACCGGGGCACCCCGGCTGGCCACGGCCAAGCCCGGCGGGGCGCTGTCGCCCCGCCTCGACGCGCTCGCCGGGGCCGGCGCCCGCGCCGCCGATGCGGCCACCGCGGCCGCCACGCTCGGCCTCCCCGCCTCGGGGACGGGCAGCCTGCTGCGCGACGCCGCCGGCCGGGTGCTCACCGAGGTGCGGGTGGCGTCGCCCGACGCCGCGACCGTCGACGCGCTGGCCGCGGCCGGCGCCCGCGTGGTCCACGTGGCGGCCGGCCACCGGGTGGTGACGGCCTACGTCGCCCCCGCCTCGCTGCGGGCCGTCGGCGCGGTCGCCGGCGTCGAGTACGCCGAGGAGGTGCTCACCCCGGCGCGGGCGCCGCTCGGCGCGCCCGAGACGAGGGGCGACGGCAACGACTGCCAGTCGGTCGTCTCGGAGGGCGACGAGCAGCTCGACGCCGACCTCGCCCGCGAGCAGTTCCACGTCAACGGCAACGGCGTCGAGGTCGGCGTGCTGTCCGACTCCTACGACGTCGCCACCTTCGACGTCACCGACGAGGAGGACGACGTCCGCAGCGGCGACCTCCCCGGCCCCGAGGACCCGTGCGGGCCGCGCCGGCCGGTCGACGTGATCGACGAGTACGACGGCGAGGGCGGCATCGACGAAGGCAGGGGCATGGCCCAGCTCGTCCACGACCTCGCCCCCGGCGCCGACCTGGCCTTCGCCACCGCCTTCGAGGGCATGTACGACTTCGCCGACAACATCAGGGCCCTCCGGGAGGCGGGCGCCGACGTGATCGTCGACGACGTCACCTACTTCGGCGAGCCCTTCTACCAGGACGGGCCGGTCAGCGTGGCCGTGAACGACGTGGTCGCCGACGGGGCGTCGTACTTCTCGTCGGCCGGCAACTCGACCATCAAGGTGGACGGCCGCAACGTCGCCTCCTACGAGGCCAGGGCCTTCCGGCCGGCGGCCTGCCCGGCCACCCTCCCCGACTTCGCGGGGAGCGACTGCCACGACTTCGACCCGTCGGCCGGGCGCACCGACACCGGCTCGGGCTTCATCATGGCGCCGGGCGGCCAGCTGACCCTGGTGCTCCAGTGGGCCGAGCCGTGGTTCGGGGTCACCACCGACCTCGACCTGTACCTGGTCGACGCCGTCACCGGTGAGCTCCTCCAGGAGGGGATCACCATGCAGGACCGGAGCCGCAAGCCCATCGAGTCGCTGATCTTCACCAACCGGGGCGGGGCCAGCAGGGCCGTCGAGCTGGTCGTCAACCGGTTCTCCGGCGACCGCGACGTCCGGTTCAAGTACCTGCACGTGTTCACGTCCGGCCTGCGCTCGGTCGAGTACGACCGCTCCGTCGGCCCCGACGTCGTCGGCCCTAGCATCTTCGGCCACAACGGCGCCGAGCGGACGATCAGCGTGGGCGCCGTGCCGTTCAACCACGACAACCGGGCCGAGCCGTACACCAGCCAGGGCCCGGTGACGATCCTGTTCGGCCCGGTGACCGACGACAGCACGCCGGCGCCGGCGCTGCCCAGGGTCCAGGTGCTCCAGAAGCCGGACGTGGCCGCCACCGACGGTGGGCAGACGACGTTCTTCTTCGGCTGCGACGAGGGCGAGGTGTGCCGCTTCTACGGCACGTCGGCCTCGGCCCCGCACGCCGCCGCCGTCGCCGCGCTCGCCCTCGACCTGCGGCCGGGGACCACCCCCCAGCAGGTCCGCGAGGGCCTCCAGGCGACGGCCGACCCCGTCGAGCACGCCACGCCGAAGCAGGTCGGGGCCGGGCTGGTCGACGCCGACCAGTTCCTCGCCCTCGTGGCCACGCCCGCCTAG
- a CDS encoding PP2C family protein-serine/threonine phosphatase, translated as MDKPILAVVALACAAAAIVWGRSARNLQRVWQRVESEFGSDADATVVARGAFRKDVHAATLYAVLAFASLGAALSPAAESDWLFAFVLVPVAASVLSGRAFLREARLVEERAQLERRAEEVLEQSDSAPRRWADRLAPEDLGDFPGFELGRVYQAGAGLMAGDFYDVFRVAPTRVAAVIGDVTGHGIEASITAFQAKYLLRVFLRQFRDPAQALEELNAQMSATSKDGEEFISICVVVFDTQAGTLRVASAGHPAAWLWHDREVQPLRATGPLLMLDPRGTYVSREIPLDPGDVLLLYTDGLAEARDGEHLFGEERIANTLRRDPGVDPDVLCKSLLEAARDFASEPMTDDVAILAVRRT; from the coding sequence ATGGACAAGCCGATCCTGGCCGTCGTGGCCCTGGCCTGCGCCGCCGCCGCCATCGTGTGGGGGCGCTCGGCGCGCAACCTCCAGCGCGTCTGGCAGCGGGTCGAGTCCGAGTTCGGCAGCGACGCGGACGCCACCGTCGTCGCCAGGGGGGCCTTCCGCAAGGACGTCCACGCCGCCACCCTCTACGCCGTGCTCGCCTTCGCCAGCCTCGGCGCCGCGCTGTCCCCGGCCGCCGAGTCGGACTGGCTGTTCGCGTTCGTGCTCGTCCCGGTGGCCGCGTCCGTGCTGTCGGGCCGGGCGTTCCTCCGGGAGGCCCGGCTGGTGGAGGAGCGGGCCCAGCTCGAGCGGCGGGCCGAGGAGGTGCTGGAGCAGAGCGACTCGGCGCCCCGGCGCTGGGCCGACCGCCTCGCCCCCGAGGACCTCGGCGACTTCCCCGGCTTCGAGCTCGGCCGGGTGTACCAGGCCGGCGCCGGGCTGATGGCCGGCGACTTCTACGACGTGTTCCGGGTGGCGCCCACCAGGGTGGCCGCCGTGATCGGCGACGTGACCGGGCACGGCATCGAGGCCTCGATCACCGCCTTCCAGGCCAAGTACCTGCTGCGGGTTTTCCTCCGCCAGTTCCGGGACCCGGCCCAGGCGCTGGAGGAGCTCAACGCCCAGATGTCGGCCACGTCGAAGGACGGCGAGGAGTTCATCTCGATCTGCGTCGTCGTCTTCGACACCCAGGCCGGCACCCTCCGCGTGGCGTCGGCCGGCCACCCGGCGGCCTGGCTGTGGCACGACCGCGAGGTGCAGCCGCTGCGGGCCACCGGGCCGCTTCTGATGCTCGACCCGAGGGGCACCTACGTCAGCCGGGAGATCCCCCTCGACCCCGGCGACGTGCTCCTCCTCTACACCGACGGCCTGGCCGAGGCGAGGGACGGCGAGCACCTGTTCGGCGAGGAGCGCATCGCCAACACCCTGCGGCGCGACCCCGGCGTCGACCCCGACGTGCTCTGCAAGTCGCTCCTCGAGGCGGCCAGGGACTTCGCGTCCGAGCCGATGACCGACGACGTGGCGATCCTCGCCGTGCGGAGGACCTGA
- a CDS encoding acyl-CoA carboxylase subunit beta yields MTVADGNDLAAASARAMAGNLARAGDKLAAQGKLFVRDRLALLLDEGSFVEDALLANAMAGDLPADGVVTGVGRVDGRPVCVMANDPTVKAGSWGARTVEKIVRLTEYALRHEVPVFWLVDSAGARITDQVDLFPGRRGAGRIFYNQVRLSGRVPQICCLFGPSAAGGAYIPSFCDVVIMVEGNASMYLGSPRMAEMVIGERTTLEEMGGARMHATVSGCGDNLATDDADALAQARAWLTYFPQTWREQPPRYLPEPPARELTADLVPAEERFAYDMHDLIDALVDADSFFEVKPLYAPELIVGLGRLDGRPVGVVANNPVHKGGVLFVDSADKAARFIWCCDAFNIPLLFLADVPGFMVGTQVERQGIIRHGAKMVTAVSEATVPKVSVIVRKAYGAGLYAMSGPAFEPEATIALPTARIAVMGPEAAVNAVYANKIAAIEDPDERAEFVEARRKEYEEDVDLLRLASELVVDAVVGFEDLRAEVVRRLELAEGKDRHFSDRRHGVPPV; encoded by the coding sequence GTGACGGTGGCGGACGGGAACGACCTCGCGGCGGCGTCGGCGAGGGCCATGGCCGGGAACCTGGCCAGGGCCGGCGACAAGCTGGCGGCCCAGGGGAAGCTGTTCGTGCGCGACCGGCTGGCCCTGCTCCTCGACGAGGGCAGCTTCGTGGAGGACGCCCTGCTGGCCAACGCCATGGCCGGGGACCTGCCGGCCGACGGCGTGGTCACCGGGGTCGGGCGGGTCGACGGGCGGCCGGTGTGCGTGATGGCCAACGACCCGACCGTGAAGGCCGGGTCGTGGGGGGCGAGGACGGTCGAGAAGATCGTCCGCCTCACCGAGTACGCGCTCCGCCACGAGGTGCCGGTGTTCTGGCTGGTCGACTCGGCCGGCGCCCGCATCACCGACCAGGTCGACCTCTTCCCGGGCCGGCGGGGGGCGGGCCGCATCTTCTACAACCAGGTGCGCCTGTCCGGGCGGGTGCCCCAGATCTGCTGCCTGTTCGGCCCGTCGGCGGCCGGCGGCGCCTACATCCCGTCGTTCTGCGACGTGGTGATCATGGTCGAGGGCAACGCCTCGATGTACCTGGGCTCACCCCGCATGGCCGAGATGGTGATCGGCGAGCGCACCACCCTCGAGGAGATGGGCGGCGCCCGCATGCACGCCACCGTCTCCGGCTGCGGGGACAACCTGGCCACCGACGACGCCGACGCCCTCGCCCAGGCCAGGGCCTGGCTCACCTACTTCCCGCAGACCTGGAGGGAGCAGCCGCCCCGCTACCTGCCCGAGCCCCCCGCCCGGGAGCTCACGGCCGACCTCGTGCCGGCCGAGGAGCGCTTCGCCTACGACATGCACGACCTGATCGACGCCCTGGTCGACGCCGACAGCTTCTTCGAGGTCAAGCCCCTCTACGCGCCGGAGCTGATCGTCGGGCTGGGCCGCCTCGACGGGCGACCCGTCGGGGTCGTCGCCAACAACCCGGTCCACAAGGGCGGCGTGCTGTTCGTCGACTCGGCCGACAAGGCGGCCCGGTTCATCTGGTGCTGCGACGCGTTCAACATCCCGCTGCTGTTCCTCGCCGACGTGCCCGGGTTCATGGTCGGCACCCAGGTGGAGCGCCAGGGGATCATCCGCCACGGGGCGAAGATGGTGACCGCGGTCAGCGAGGCGACCGTGCCGAAGGTGTCGGTGATCGTCCGCAAGGCCTACGGCGCCGGCCTCTACGCCATGAGCGGGCCGGCCTTCGAGCCCGAGGCGACGATCGCCCTGCCGACGGCCCGCATCGCGGTGATGGGGCCCGAGGCCGCCGTCAACGCCGTCTACGCCAACAAGATCGCGGCGATCGAGGACCCCGACGAGCGGGCCGAGTTCGTGGAGGCCCGGCGCAAGGAGTACGAGGAGGACGTCGACCTGCTCCGCCTCGCCTCCGAGCTCGTGGTCGACGCCGTGGTCGGGTTCGAGGACCTGCGCGCCGAGGTCGTCCGCCGCCTGGAGCTGGCCGAGGGCAAGGACCGCCACTTCTCGGACCGCCGGCACGGGGTGCCGCCGGTGTGA